The following are from one region of the Brienomyrus brachyistius isolate T26 chromosome 4, BBRACH_0.4, whole genome shotgun sequence genome:
- the LOC125739643 gene encoding GTPase IMAP family member 4 codes for MASSESVGSVGEGVPNSEEEEQRSEVSSHLMELRLVLLGWRWPGKSLTGNTILGREEFRLERAAEFCVKRETVLEGRKVTVVDTPGWFSSQTTPESYQQEMMQAPSLCAPGPHAFLLVVPVGMFTEGDRLRVEENMAMFGERVWRHTIVVFTWASGLRDMPIERHIHREGRDLQWVVESCRNRYHVINNQVFGEHPQLALLIEKIENMVAEEGGFYVAEERPAAVSVDGRDLGARPKQNGSAVMIQNVEVEPSQSLDGRAV; via the exons ATGGCATCCAGCGAGTCTGTTGGATCTGTAG GTGAGGGGGTCCCTAACtccgaggaagaggagcagaggTCCGAAGTATCCAGCCACCTGATGGAATTGAGGCTGGTTCTCCTGGGCTGGAGGTGGCCTGGGAAAAGCCTGACAGGAAACACCATCCTGGGCCGGGAGGAGTTTCGCCTGGAGCGGGCGGCCGAATTCTGTGTGAAGCGGGAGACGGTGCTGGAGGGCCGGAAGGTGACTGTGGTGGACACGCCAGGCTGGTTCTCCTCCCAGACCACCCCGGAATCCTACCAGCAGGAGATGATGCAGGCCCCCTCCCTGTGCGCGCCAGGCCCACACGCCTTCCTTCTGGTGGTTCCTGTGGGCATGTTCACCGAGGGGGACCGGCTCCGTGTGGAGGAGAACATGGCGATGTTTGGTGAGCGAGTCTGGAGGCACACCATCGTAGTGTTCACCTGGGCGTCGGGCTTGCGGGACATGCCCATTGAGCGCCACATCCACCGGGAGGGCCGGGACCTACAGTGGGTCGTGGAGAGCTGCCGGAACCGCTACCATGTCATCAACAACCAGGTCTTCGGCGAGCACCCCCAGCTCGCCCTCCTCATCGAGAAGATCGAGAACATGGTAGCCGAGGAGGGAGGCTTCTATGTGGCTGAGGAGAGGCCTGCTGCAGTCAGCGTGGACGGCCGCGATCTCGGCGCCAGGCCGAAGCAGAACGGCAGCGCGGTGATGATCCAAAACGTGGAGGTGGAGCCCTCACAAA GTTTGGATGGACGAGCCGTTTGA